Proteins encoded by one window of Lathyrus oleraceus cultivar Zhongwan6 chromosome 1, CAAS_Psat_ZW6_1.0, whole genome shotgun sequence:
- the LOC127076452 gene encoding SNF1-related protein kinase regulatory subunit beta-2 encodes MGNVNGREEDFNGTLSEASSDDGEREGGFDSVSDSMSVPDGVIENSAPSEEMGHSPPASPRTTQSPLMFSPQVPVVPLQRPDEMQAPTPSWMQTTSGYEDMFDEIGIPTMITWSYGGKEVSVEGSWDHWKSRIPLQRSGKDFTILKVLPSGVYQFRFIVDGRWRHAPDLPWEQDDAANTYNILDLQDYVPEDIGSISSFEPPKSPDSSYNNLHLSSEDYAKEPPLVPPFMQMTLLNVPSTNMEFEPLVSRPQHVMLNHLYMQKGKNSPSVVALGTTHRFVAKYVTVVLYKSLQR; translated from the exons ATGGGGAATGTGAATGGCAGAGAAGAAGATTTCAACGGCACACTATCGGAAGCTTCATCTGATGACGGAGAAAGAGAGGGAGGTTTTGACAGTGTGAGTGATTCCATGTCTGTGCCTGATGGGGTCATCGAAAATTCTGCACCTTCTGAGGAAATGGGTCATTCTCCACCTGCTAGCCCTAGAACTACTCAATCTCCATTAATGTTCTCTCCTCAA GTTCCGGTGGTTCCACTACAAAGACCTGATGAGATGCAGGCTCCAACCCCTTCCTGGATGCAAACTACTTCAGGGTACGAGGATATGTTTGATGAGATTGGGATTCCGACTATGATTACTTGGAGCTATGGTGGTAAAGAAGTCTCCGTGGAGGGATCATGGGATCATTGGAAATCAAG AATTCCCTTGCAGAGATCAGGAAAGGACTTCACTATACTGAAGGTGCTGCCATCTGGTGTGTACCAGTTTAGGTTTATCGTGGATGGACGATGGAGGCACGCACCTGACTTGCCTTGGGAACAAGATGATGCTGCCAATACCTACAACATTCTCGACTTACAG GATTATGTTCCTGAAGACATTGGAAGCATTTCTAGTTTCGAACCACCTAAATCACCAGACTCTAGTTACAACAACTTACACCTAAGTTCCGAAGATTATGCAAAGGAGCCGCCACTGGTTCCTCCATTCATGCAAATGACTCTTCTTAACGTCCCTTCAACAAATATGGAATTCGAACCTCTCGTGTCCAGACCACAGCACGTAATGCTCAATCATCTCTATATGCAGAAAGGAAAGAATAGCCCTTCAGTGGTTGCGCTCGGGACAACTCATCGATTTGTAGCGAAATATGTCACTGTGGTTCTGTACAAGTCTTTGCAGAGGTAA
- the LOC127076462 gene encoding heavy metal-associated isoprenylated plant protein 7: MGEEKKEEGKKEESKEEKKEEEKKEEKKDEEQLPQEIVLKVDMHCEACARKVAKALKGFEGVEEVSADSKSSKVVVKGKAADPMKVLKRLQKKSGKKVELISPLPKPPQDKKEEEEIKEPPKPEEKKDEGPTVVTIVLKIRMHCDACAQVIQKRIRKIKGVESVETDLGNDQAIVKGVIDPAKLVDEVYKRTKKQASIVKEEEEKKEEEKKEEEKKEEKKEGEEEEKKESEEENKEEDDNKTEIKRSEYWPSKDYIDYAYAPEIFSDENPNACSVM; the protein is encoded by the exons ATGGGTGAA gagaagaaggaagaaggaAAGAAAGAAGAAAGTAAAGAGGAAAAGAAGGAAGAagagaaaaaggaagaaaagaaaGATGAAGAACAACTTCCTCAAGAGATAGTACTCAAAGTTGATATGCATTGTGAAGCTTGTGCAAGGAAAGTTGCAAAAGCATTGAAAGGATTTGAAG GAGTGGAGGAGGTGAGTGCAGATAGTAAGAGCAGCAAAGTGGTAGTGAAAGGAAAGGCAGCAGACCCCATGAAAGTACTCAAAAGACTACAAAAGAAAAGTGGTAAGAAAGTGGAACTTATTTCACCTTTGCCTAAACCTCCACAAGacaaaaaagaagaagaagagatcAAAGAACCACCAAAGCCAGAAGAGAAAAAAGATGAG GGTCCTACTGTGGTAACAATAGTTCTTAAAATAAGAATGCATTGTGATGCATGTGCTCAAGTTATACAGAAGAGAATCCGTAAGATAAAAG GAGTAGAATCAGTGGAAACAGATTTAGGGAACGACCAAGCCATAGTAAAAGGTGTGATTGATCCAGCAAAGCTTGTCGATGAAGTATACAAGAGAACCAAAAAGCAAGCTTCAATAGTGAAAGAGGAGGAAGAAAAGAAGGAAgaagagaagaaagaagaggagaaaaaggaagagaaaaaagaaggagaagaagaagagaaaaaagAGAGTGAGGAAGAAAACAAGGAAGAAGATGATAATAAAACTGAAATCAAGCGTAGTGAATATTGGCCATCAAAAGATTATATTGATTATGCTTATGCACCTGAGATTTTCAGTGATGAAAATCCAAATGCTTGTTCTGTTATGTAG